A section of the Agrobacterium tumefaciens genome encodes:
- the rpsO gene encoding 30S ribosomal protein S15 — MSITAERKAALIKEYATKEGDTGSPEVQVAILTERINNLTGHFKDHKKDNHSRRGLLTLVSSRRSLLDYLKKKDEARYSKLIGALGIRR, encoded by the coding sequence ATGTCGATTACTGCAGAGCGTAAAGCCGCCCTCATCAAGGAATATGCAACCAAGGAAGGCGACACCGGTTCGCCGGAAGTTCAGGTCGCTATCCTTACGGAGCGGATCAACAACCTGACCGGTCACTTCAAGGACCACAAGAAGGACAACCACTCCCGTCGTGGCCTTCTGACGCTGGTTTCGAGCCGTCGTTCGCTTCTCGATTATCTGAAGAAGAAGGATGAAGCCCGTTACTCCAAGCTGATCGGTGCTCTCGGCATTCGCCGCTAA
- the pnp gene encoding polyribonucleotide nucleotidyltransferase, producing MFNQHSVEIEWAGRPLKLETGKVARQADGAVIATYGETMVLATVVSAKSPKPGQDFFPLTVNYQEKTYAAGKIPGGYFKREGRPSENETLVSRLIDRPIRPLFPEGYKNDTQVVVTVIQHDLENNPDILSMIATSAALTLSGVPFMGPVGGARVGYINGEYVLNPHLDEMDESVLDLVVAGTQDAVLMVESEAKELNEDVMLGAVMFGHRGFQPVIDAIIKLAEVAAKEPREFEPEDFSALENEMLALAEAELRDAYKITEKASRYAAVDAVKAKVKAHFLPEEGEAKYTPEEIGAVFKHLQAKIVRWNVLDTKSRIDGRDLSTVRPIVSEVGILPRTHGSALFTRGETQAIVVATLGTGEDEQYVDSLTGMYKERFLLHYNFPPYSVGETGRMGSPGRREIGHGKLAWRAIRPMLPTAEQFPYTLRVVSEITESNGSSSMATVCGTSLALMDAGVPLAKPVAGIAMGLILEGDRFAVLSDILGDEDHLGDMDFKVAGTADGITSLQMDIKIAGITEEIMKIALEQAQGGRKHILGEMANAITESRGQLGEFAPRIEVMNIPVDKIREVIGSGGKVIREIVEKTGAKINIEDDGTVKIASSSGKEIEAARKWIHSIVAEPEVGAIYEGTVVKTADFGAFVNFFGARDGLVHISQLASERVAKTSDVVKEGDKVWVKLMGFDERGKVRLSMKVVDQESGKEIVADKKKEDGEAAAE from the coding sequence ATGTTCAATCAACACTCCGTGGAAATCGAATGGGCAGGCCGCCCGCTGAAGCTCGAGACCGGCAAGGTCGCCCGTCAGGCTGATGGCGCCGTCATCGCAACCTACGGCGAGACCATGGTTCTCGCGACTGTGGTTTCCGCAAAGTCTCCTAAGCCGGGCCAGGATTTCTTCCCGCTGACCGTCAACTATCAGGAGAAGACCTACGCAGCCGGCAAGATCCCCGGTGGCTATTTCAAGCGCGAGGGACGTCCGAGCGAAAACGAAACGCTGGTTTCGCGCCTGATCGACCGTCCGATCCGTCCGCTGTTCCCTGAAGGCTACAAGAACGACACGCAGGTTGTCGTCACCGTTATCCAGCACGATCTGGAAAACAACCCTGACATTCTCTCCATGATCGCCACATCCGCGGCGCTGACGCTTTCCGGCGTTCCCTTCATGGGCCCGGTTGGCGGCGCACGCGTTGGCTACATCAACGGAGAATACGTTCTGAATCCGCATCTCGACGAGATGGATGAATCGGTTCTGGACCTCGTTGTCGCCGGCACGCAGGACGCCGTCCTAATGGTGGAATCGGAAGCCAAGGAACTGAACGAAGACGTCATGCTCGGCGCGGTCATGTTCGGTCACCGCGGTTTCCAGCCGGTTATCGACGCGATCATCAAGCTCGCTGAAGTTGCCGCCAAGGAGCCGCGCGAGTTCGAACCGGAAGATTTTTCCGCGCTCGAAAACGAGATGCTCGCCCTTGCGGAAGCTGAACTGCGCGACGCTTACAAAATCACCGAGAAGGCTTCCCGCTACGCCGCCGTCGACGCCGTCAAGGCGAAGGTGAAGGCGCACTTCCTGCCGGAAGAAGGCGAAGCCAAGTACACGCCGGAAGAAATCGGCGCCGTCTTCAAGCACCTTCAGGCCAAGATCGTTCGCTGGAACGTTCTCGACACCAAGAGCCGCATCGACGGCCGTGACCTGTCGACCGTTCGCCCAATCGTTTCCGAAGTCGGCATCCTGCCCCGCACCCACGGCTCGGCGCTCTTCACCCGCGGTGAAACCCAGGCGATCGTTGTTGCGACCCTCGGCACCGGCGAAGACGAACAGTATGTCGACAGCCTGACCGGCATGTACAAGGAACGCTTCCTGCTGCATTACAACTTCCCGCCCTACTCGGTCGGCGAAACTGGCCGCATGGGCTCCCCGGGCCGTCGCGAAATCGGCCACGGTAAGCTGGCATGGCGCGCGATCCGTCCGATGCTGCCGACTGCCGAACAGTTCCCCTACACGCTGCGCGTCGTTTCCGAAATCACCGAATCCAACGGCTCCTCGTCGATGGCAACTGTCTGCGGCACCTCGCTTGCACTGATGGATGCCGGTGTTCCGCTTGCCAAGCCGGTTGCGGGCATCGCCATGGGCCTGATCCTCGAAGGTGACCGTTTCGCGGTTCTCTCCGACATTCTCGGTGATGAAGACCACCTCGGCGACATGGACTTCAAGGTTGCAGGTACCGCCGACGGCATTACCTCGCTGCAGATGGACATCAAGATCGCCGGTATCACCGAAGAGATCATGAAGATCGCTCTGGAGCAGGCACAGGGTGGCCGCAAGCACATTCTCGGCGAAATGGCCAATGCCATCACCGAGAGCCGTGGCCAGCTCGGCGAATTTGCGCCGCGCATCGAAGTGATGAACATCCCGGTCGACAAGATCCGTGAAGTCATCGGCTCCGGCGGGAAGGTCATTCGCGAAATCGTCGAAAAGACGGGTGCGAAGATCAACATTGAAGACGACGGCACCGTCAAGATCGCTTCTTCTTCCGGCAAGGAAATCGAAGCGGCTCGCAAGTGGATCCACTCCATCGTTGCGGAACCGGAAGTCGGCGCGATCTACGAAGGCACGGTTGTCAAGACCGCCGACTTCGGCGCTTTCGTCAACTTCTTCGGCGCCCGTGACGGCCTCGTGCACATTTCACAGCTCGCTTCCGAGCGCGTTGCCAAGACTTCCGACGTCGTCAAGGAAGGCGACAAGGTCTGGGTCAAGCTGATGGGCTTCGACGAGCGTGGCAAGGTTCGCCTGTCCATGAAGGTTGTCGACCAGGAAAGCGGCAAGGAAATCGTTGCCGACAAGAAGAAGGAAGACGGTGAAGCCGCTGCCGAATAA
- a CDS encoding class I SAM-dependent methyltransferase produces MSRDAVKTLFHPFAAEMLDMPKEGERVLFLGAEAGPRLEGFNAEIVAVQHLRPLYRALQAQGGNVTPDISGEDYDAALLLCGKHRGENENRVAEALSRVKAGGLIVAAGSKEDGIVTLRKTLAKLGIEAESTPKYHGVALWFRRPEDTSAIVAKLAQKPVTVEGRFTALPGMFSHDRVDDGSELLASRLPTDFDGNAADFGAGWGYLSIMLVEKSPRTARIDLFEADWNALEYAKTNLLENNPRLTTRFFWQDLANEPPKEKYDLIIMNPPFHAAGQAAEPTLGQAFIKAAAGALRSGGKLLMVANRGLPYEPVLAAEFRTTAEVCRNARFKILSAQK; encoded by the coding sequence ATGAGCCGCGACGCTGTTAAAACCCTGTTCCACCCTTTTGCTGCAGAAATGCTCGACATGCCGAAAGAGGGCGAACGCGTTCTGTTTCTGGGAGCGGAGGCGGGTCCGCGGCTTGAGGGCTTCAATGCGGAGATCGTCGCGGTTCAGCATCTTCGCCCGCTCTATCGCGCCTTGCAGGCGCAGGGCGGTAACGTCACGCCGGATATTTCCGGTGAGGATTACGATGCGGCATTGCTGCTGTGTGGCAAACATCGCGGTGAGAACGAAAATCGCGTCGCCGAAGCATTGTCACGCGTGAAGGCCGGCGGGCTGATCGTTGCAGCCGGCTCCAAGGAGGACGGCATCGTCACGTTGCGCAAGACGCTGGCAAAACTCGGCATCGAAGCGGAATCGACGCCGAAATATCATGGCGTTGCCCTCTGGTTCAGGCGCCCGGAGGATACCTCCGCCATTGTGGCAAAACTCGCGCAGAAGCCGGTGACGGTGGAAGGTCGCTTCACCGCCCTGCCCGGCATGTTCTCCCATGACCGCGTGGATGATGGCTCGGAACTGCTCGCATCGCGTCTGCCGACTGATTTTGACGGCAATGCAGCCGATTTCGGTGCTGGCTGGGGCTATCTCTCCATCATGCTGGTCGAGAAGTCGCCGCGCACGGCGCGCATCGATCTGTTTGAGGCCGACTGGAATGCGCTGGAATACGCCAAGACCAATCTTCTCGAGAACAATCCGCGGCTGACGACACGCTTCTTCTGGCAGGATTTGGCCAATGAGCCGCCGAAGGAGAAATACGATCTCATTATCATGAATCCGCCTTTCCATGCAGCCGGACAGGCGGCGGAACCGACGCTTGGCCAAGCCTTCATCAAGGCCGCAGCAGGGGCGCTGCGCAGCGGCGGCAAGCTGCTGATGGTCGCCAATCGCGGCCTGCCCTATGAGCCGGTTCTGGCTGCCGAATTCCGCACGACTGCCGAAGTGTGCCGCAACGCCCGCTTCAAGATTCTGAGTGCCCAGAAGTAA
- a CDS encoding AEC family transporter, translating to MSAVAANVAPIFILILIGWLTVKAGLFRADAGDILSDFVFKIAVPTLIFRTLAEANFHGASPFLLWITYFAGVAITWTAGHIVTRYVFRQDGRIAVIAGISSAFANNIFIGLPLVGRSVGDEGLVALSILLAIHLPVMMIAGTILMENATHKAVGGEKRSVAAVFKQVGRNLVTNPLVIGLAIGLSTNVSGVPLTPILKTVVDQVASMAGPAALISLGMALTKYTIRGNMGIAVTMTVFKLLLLPACVWIIGHALGLSHEWTAALVLTSSVPTGVNAWLIANRFGIGHSVAASTISISTATGVLSVSLWAWLLS from the coding sequence ATGTCTGCCGTTGCCGCGAATGTTGCCCCCATCTTTATTCTCATCCTGATTGGGTGGCTCACCGTTAAGGCCGGATTGTTCAGGGCGGATGCGGGCGATATTCTCAGCGACTTCGTGTTCAAGATCGCAGTACCGACGCTGATCTTTCGCACCTTGGCGGAGGCGAATTTTCACGGGGCATCGCCCTTCCTGCTCTGGATCACCTATTTCGCCGGCGTGGCCATTACCTGGACAGCCGGGCATATCGTCACCCGTTACGTATTCAGGCAGGATGGTCGCATTGCCGTGATTGCCGGCATTTCATCGGCCTTCGCCAACAATATCTTCATCGGCCTGCCGTTGGTCGGTCGTTCTGTCGGTGATGAGGGGCTGGTTGCCCTGTCAATCCTGCTCGCTATCCATCTGCCTGTGATGATGATTGCAGGGACGATCCTGATGGAAAACGCCACGCATAAGGCCGTCGGCGGCGAAAAGCGCAGCGTGGCTGCTGTCTTCAAACAGGTCGGCCGCAACCTCGTGACCAATCCGCTGGTCATCGGCCTTGCCATCGGCCTCTCGACCAATGTCTCCGGCGTGCCCCTGACGCCCATCCTCAAAACCGTGGTTGATCAGGTCGCGTCCATGGCCGGGCCGGCAGCGCTCATCTCGCTTGGCATGGCCCTGACGAAATATACCATCCGCGGCAATATGGGCATCGCCGTCACCATGACCGTATTCAAACTGTTGCTGTTGCCCGCCTGTGTCTGGATCATCGGCCATGCGCTTGGCCTCAGCCACGAATGGACGGCAGCGCTGGTGCTCACCTCATCGGTACCGACGGGTGTAAATGCCTGGCTGATCGCCAACCGGTTCGGTATCGGCCACAGCGTTGCGGCCTCCACGATCAGCATCTCCACAGCGACCGGCGTTCTGTCCGTGTCGCTATGGGCCTGGCTGCTGAGCTGA
- a CDS encoding adenosine kinase yields the protein MTKFDVLTVGNAIVDIISRCDDTFLNDNAITKGAMNLIDAERAELLYSLMGPALEASGGSAGNTAAGVANFGGRAAYFGKVAEDQLGEIFQHDIRAQGVYFETKPEGTFPPTARSMIFVTEDGERSMNTYLGACVDLGPEDVEDDVVAQTKVTYFEGYLWDPPRAKDAIRECARIAHENGREVSMTLSDSFCVGRYRDEFLDLMRSGTVDIVFANKQEALSLYETDDFELALTRIAADCKIAAVTMSEEGAVILHGTDRVKVEAYPVHDVVDTTGAGDLFAAGFLFGYTQDRSLEDCGKLGCLAAAAVIQQVGPRPMSSLKALGEKHGLI from the coding sequence ATGACGAAATTCGACGTACTGACTGTCGGCAATGCCATCGTCGACATCATCTCCCGCTGCGATGACACGTTTCTCAACGACAATGCGATTACCAAAGGTGCGATGAACCTCATCGACGCGGAGCGCGCGGAGTTGCTTTATTCACTGATGGGCCCGGCACTCGAAGCCTCCGGCGGCAGCGCCGGCAATACGGCGGCAGGTGTGGCGAATTTTGGCGGCAGGGCTGCCTATTTCGGCAAGGTGGCGGAAGACCAGCTTGGCGAAATCTTCCAGCACGACATCCGCGCTCAGGGCGTTTATTTCGAGACCAAGCCGGAAGGCACTTTCCCGCCCACTGCCCGCTCGATGATCTTCGTGACTGAAGACGGCGAGCGTTCGATGAACACCTATCTTGGCGCCTGCGTCGATCTCGGCCCTGAGGATGTGGAAGACGATGTGGTGGCGCAGACCAAGGTCACCTATTTCGAAGGTTACCTGTGGGATCCGCCACGCGCCAAGGACGCGATCCGCGAATGTGCCCGCATTGCGCATGAAAACGGCCGCGAAGTTTCCATGACGCTTTCCGACAGTTTCTGCGTCGGCCGTTACCGTGACGAGTTTCTCGATCTGATGCGCTCCGGCACGGTGGACATCGTTTTCGCCAACAAGCAGGAAGCGCTTTCCCTTTATGAAACCGACGACTTCGAGCTTGCGCTGACCAGGATCGCCGCCGACTGCAAGATCGCGGCGGTGACGATGAGCGAGGAAGGTGCGGTTATCCTGCACGGCACTGACCGCGTGAAGGTGGAAGCCTATCCGGTGCATGACGTGGTAGACACGACCGGTGCGGGCGATCTTTTCGCCGCCGGTTTCCTGTTCGGCTACACCCAGGACAGGTCGCTGGAAGATTGCGGCAAGCTTGGCTGCCTTGCGGCTGCCGCCGTCATCCAGCAGGTCGGGCCGCGCCCCATGTCATCGCTGAAGGCGCTTGGCGAGAAGCACGGCCTTATTTGA
- a CDS encoding SH3 domain-containing protein: MRSVVSIVCIALSLGFSGVAGQAVAQGAAKGASGLPLPRFVSLKSKRVNMRIGPSTDYAVSWMYMKSGMPVEIIQEYENWRRIRDADGTEGWVNQALLSGERTAVAAPWMRGKGKEVYVNMRREAQSGAAVVARLEPGVVFRIGECNGDWCRAEAGQASGWVSQGEIWGAYPGEAFK, translated from the coding sequence ATGCGCAGTGTGGTATCTATCGTTTGCATTGCATTGTCTCTGGGCTTCTCCGGTGTGGCAGGCCAGGCCGTTGCCCAAGGCGCGGCTAAGGGCGCGAGCGGCTTGCCTCTGCCGCGTTTTGTCAGCCTGAAATCCAAACGCGTCAACATGCGCATCGGACCGAGCACGGATTATGCCGTGTCCTGGATGTACATGAAATCGGGCATGCCGGTCGAAATTATTCAGGAATATGAGAACTGGCGCCGCATTCGCGATGCTGACGGCACTGAGGGCTGGGTCAATCAGGCGCTGCTGTCGGGAGAGCGCACGGCTGTTGCTGCCCCATGGATGCGCGGTAAGGGCAAGGAAGTCTATGTCAACATGCGCCGTGAAGCGCAGTCCGGCGCTGCCGTCGTAGCACGGCTTGAGCCGGGTGTGGTCTTCCGGATCGGGGAATGCAACGGTGACTGGTGCCGCGCCGAGGCCGGTCAGGCCTCGGGCTGGGTGTCACAGGGCGAAATCTGGGGTGCTTACCCCGGTGAAGCCTTCAAATAA
- a CDS encoding 2-hydroxyacid dehydrogenase: MTHKKRPTVYITRKLPDVVETRMRELFDAELNIDDTPRSEEDLVAAMQRVDVLVPTVTDRVTAAMIEQAGPQLKLIASFSNGIDHVDVDAAARKGITVTNTPNVLTEDSADITMALVLAVPRRMIEGTRVLANGADEWLGWSPTWMLGRRISGKRIGIVGMGRIGTAVARRAKAFGLSIHYHNRKRVNPATEAELEATYWDSLDQMLARVDIVSVNCPSTPATYHLISARRLALMQPTSYIVNTARGDIIDEAAMIQCLREGKIAGAGLDVYENEPAVNPKLIKLAKEGKVVLLPHMGSATIEGRIEMGDKVIINIRTLFDGHRPPNRVLPGRS; encoded by the coding sequence ATGACCCACAAGAAGAGACCGACAGTCTATATCACCCGCAAATTGCCTGATGTCGTCGAAACCAGAATGCGCGAACTGTTCGACGCGGAGCTCAATATTGACGACACCCCGCGCAGTGAGGAAGACCTGGTCGCCGCCATGCAGCGGGTGGACGTGCTCGTGCCGACGGTTACGGACCGTGTCACCGCTGCGATGATCGAGCAGGCTGGGCCGCAGCTGAAGCTGATCGCCAGCTTCTCCAACGGCATCGACCACGTGGACGTGGACGCCGCGGCCCGTAAGGGCATCACTGTGACCAACACGCCCAATGTGCTGACCGAGGACAGCGCCGATATTACCATGGCCCTTGTGCTCGCCGTACCGCGCCGCATGATCGAGGGCACACGCGTGCTTGCCAATGGCGCAGACGAATGGCTCGGCTGGTCACCGACGTGGATGCTGGGACGGCGTATTTCCGGCAAGCGTATCGGTATTGTCGGGATGGGCCGCATCGGCACGGCGGTGGCGCGGCGCGCCAAGGCTTTCGGGCTTTCCATTCACTATCACAACCGCAAACGCGTCAATCCGGCCACCGAGGCGGAGCTTGAGGCGACCTATTGGGACAGCCTCGACCAGATGCTGGCGCGCGTGGATATCGTGTCCGTCAACTGCCCTTCGACGCCGGCGACCTATCACCTGATTTCGGCACGGCGGCTCGCGCTGATGCAGCCGACGAGCTACATCGTCAACACGGCACGCGGTGATATCATCGATGAAGCAGCGATGATCCAATGCCTGCGCGAGGGCAAGATCGCCGGCGCTGGGCTGGATGTTTACGAGAATGAGCCTGCGGTGAACCCCAAGCTCATCAAGCTTGCCAAGGAAGGCAAGGTCGTACTGCTTCCACATATGGGCTCGGCAACGATCGAAGGCCGCATCGAGATGGGCGACAAGGTCATCATCAATATCCGCACGCTGTTCGATGGCCACCGTCCGCCCAACCGGGTGTTGCCCGGCCGCAGCTAG
- a CDS encoding GNAT family N-acetyltransferase, whose translation MMEIKRIGDDFDRWHELLALIMTSFAYMDGIIDPPSSAHRLTPDNLAEKARAEIAFVALDGNELLGCLFCRPEPPACLYVGKLCVSPNAQGKGIGKILLAQAEALARELALPALRLETRIELVANHAKFGDWGFVKTAENAHAGYDRTTSIEMTKILG comes from the coding sequence ATGATGGAAATCAAAAGAATCGGTGACGACTTCGACCGCTGGCATGAATTGCTGGCGCTTATCATGACGTCCTTCGCTTACATGGATGGCATCATCGACCCGCCATCTTCAGCCCATCGCCTGACGCCTGATAATCTTGCCGAAAAGGCAAGGGCGGAAATTGCTTTCGTGGCTTTGGACGGGAATGAGTTGCTGGGTTGCCTTTTCTGCAGGCCGGAGCCACCCGCTTGCCTTTATGTCGGCAAGCTGTGCGTTTCCCCGAACGCACAGGGAAAAGGCATCGGTAAAATATTGCTGGCGCAAGCCGAGGCCTTGGCCCGTGAACTGGCATTGCCGGCGCTACGGCTGGAAACCCGGATTGAACTTGTCGCCAATCATGCAAAGTTTGGCGACTGGGGTTTCGTCAAGACGGCAGAAAACGCCCATGCGGGATATGATCGCACGACCTCGATCGAGATGACGAAGATCCTCGGCTAA
- a CDS encoding molybdopterin-synthase adenylyltransferase MoeB, with protein MDPLSPEEIERYKRHILLPEIGGAGQQRLKAARVLVIGAGGLGAPVLHYLAAAGVGTLGMIDDDVVSLSNLQRQVIHDSGTIGEQKTESARKAIARLNPHVRTIVFEDRFSQVWAHDHLQSFDLLIDGSDNFDTRYSAADAAETARRPLVTGAVGRFDGSVTVLKPYETNDEGALLPGYRDLFPEPPPQGLIPNCAETGIVGALTGVVGTLMAMEAIKLITGAGEPLIGRLLLYDALLARFETVRYKRRQGTKKT; from the coding sequence ATGGACCCGCTGAGCCCGGAAGAAATCGAACGCTACAAACGCCACATCCTGCTGCCGGAGATCGGCGGCGCGGGCCAGCAAAGGCTGAAGGCCGCGCGCGTCCTGGTCATCGGGGCGGGTGGTCTAGGGGCGCCCGTCCTTCATTATCTCGCGGCCGCCGGCGTCGGCACACTCGGCATGATCGACGATGACGTCGTGTCTCTCTCGAATCTTCAGCGCCAGGTGATTCATGATAGCGGAACGATTGGCGAGCAGAAGACGGAAAGTGCGCGCAAGGCCATCGCACGCCTAAATCCGCATGTGCGTACCATCGTCTTTGAAGATCGTTTTTCGCAGGTCTGGGCGCATGATCATTTACAATCCTTCGATCTCCTGATCGACGGATCGGACAATTTCGACACGCGATATTCTGCCGCCGACGCGGCGGAAACGGCAAGAAGGCCGCTGGTGACCGGCGCGGTCGGGCGTTTTGATGGCTCCGTGACGGTGCTGAAGCCCTATGAGACAAATGACGAAGGCGCCTTGCTGCCCGGCTATCGTGACCTGTTTCCCGAGCCGCCGCCGCAAGGTCTTATTCCAAATTGTGCGGAAACAGGGATTGTCGGTGCGCTGACGGGCGTTGTCGGCACGCTGATGGCCATGGAGGCGATAAAGCTGATCACCGGTGCCGGCGAACCGCTGATTGGGCGTCTGCTCCTTTATGACGCCCTGTTGGCACGTTTCGAAACGGTGCGATACAAGCGGCGGCAGGGGACAAAGAAAACATGA
- the recF gene encoding DNA replication/repair protein RecF (All proteins in this family for which functions are known are DNA-binding proteins that assist the filamentation of RecA onto DNA for the initiation of recombination or recombinational repair.), with protein MTNKVSLSRLKLTDFRNYAAASLSLDDRHVVLTGDNGSGKTNLLEAVSFLSPGRGLRRAVLSDVTRVGAEANGFSIFADVEGMDGEVAIGTGIEGDGEVASRRLRLNGTPVKSVDELTDHLRVLWLTPAMDGLFTGSSSDRRRFLDRLVLSLDPAHGRRASDFDKAMRGRNRLLSEGRFDPVWLDGIEKQMAELGISMAVARYEMLGLLRSLIERRTGDAAFPSATLSLSGFMDDGLNRPAVDLEDEYGLMLREGRYRDAAAGRTLDGPHRVDLFVRHAEKDMEAERCSTGEQKALLVGLVLAHAQLTANMTGYAPVLLLDEIAAHLDEGRRAALFDLIHALGGQSFMTGTDAAMFSTLGERAQFFNVSHGSITA; from the coding sequence ATGACGAACAAGGTCTCGCTTTCCCGCCTGAAACTCACGGACTTCCGCAATTATGCGGCGGCATCGCTTTCCCTGGATGACCGCCATGTGGTGCTGACCGGCGACAATGGGTCCGGCAAGACCAACCTTCTGGAGGCGGTGTCGTTTCTGTCGCCCGGACGCGGACTTCGCCGCGCAGTCCTGTCCGACGTCACCCGCGTGGGTGCAGAGGCAAACGGGTTTTCGATCTTTGCCGATGTCGAGGGCATGGATGGCGAGGTCGCAATCGGCACGGGAATTGAAGGCGATGGAGAGGTGGCGTCGCGCCGGCTGCGGCTGAACGGGACGCCCGTCAAATCCGTCGATGAATTGACCGATCATCTGCGCGTTCTGTGGCTCACCCCTGCCATGGACGGCCTTTTTACCGGCTCATCGTCTGACCGCCGGCGTTTCCTTGACAGGCTCGTGCTGTCGCTTGATCCCGCCCATGGCCGACGCGCCAGCGATTTTGACAAAGCGATGCGTGGGCGTAACAGGCTGCTTTCCGAAGGCCGCTTTGACCCGGTCTGGCTCGACGGTATCGAAAAGCAGATGGCCGAACTCGGCATCTCCATGGCAGTTGCCCGTTATGAGATGCTCGGTCTGCTCCGGAGTCTGATCGAACGGCGAACGGGGGATGCGGCCTTCCCCTCTGCGACGCTGTCGCTTTCCGGCTTTATGGATGATGGCCTCAACCGCCCCGCCGTCGATCTGGAAGACGAATATGGCTTGATGCTGCGTGAAGGTCGCTACCGGGACGCCGCCGCCGGGCGCACGCTTGATGGGCCGCACCGTGTCGATCTCTTCGTGCGCCACGCGGAAAAGGATATGGAGGCCGAACGCTGTTCGACCGGGGAGCAGAAGGCGCTGCTGGTTGGGCTGGTGCTCGCGCATGCGCAGCTGACAGCCAATATGACCGGTTATGCGCCGGTTCTGCTGCTGGACGAGATTGCCGCTCATCTCGACGAGGGCAGGCGGGCGGCCCTGTTCGATCTCATCCACGCGCTGGGGGGACAGAGTTTCATGACTGGAACGGATGCGGCCATGTTCTCCACCCTTGGCGAGCGGGCGCAATTCTTCAATGTATCCCACGGGAGCATCACCGCATGA
- a CDS encoding alpha/beta hydrolase gives MRLLLSLFIMLGLLSSCAGRPGADVLQAVDTRAKDAKIVTAYVASTREKSEEAKKGFSALRAAEPNYARFDISIPPTHKSGKIEWSTGKPDAKKDFVVTQAQMLSKARFNGDLGDITRSGKQIALFVHGYNYSYQEALFRAAQMAADANMDGVPLVFSWPSQANVAGYVADKESATYSRDALANLLTDLTRRSPRKNIVVFGHSMGGWLVMEALRQLRFEGRNDVIAKLQVVLAAPDIDADVFRKQIEVVGRLNPPLTVLVSKDDRALKASSILGADVTRIGALDVTDPKVQEAALKEGVQFVDISKLKASDPLNHDRYAALAALVPQLESSRNGNGQNGIGRAGAFVFDAIGATVSSPFRLASQVVNPQ, from the coding sequence ATGCGTCTCCTTCTGTCTCTTTTCATCATGCTCGGCCTCCTTTCCTCCTGCGCCGGACGGCCGGGAGCGGACGTTCTGCAAGCGGTCGACACCAGAGCGAAGGATGCTAAAATCGTGACCGCCTATGTGGCAAGCACGCGCGAAAAAAGCGAAGAGGCCAAAAAGGGCTTCAGTGCGCTGAGAGCGGCCGAACCGAATTATGCCCGCTTCGACATTTCGATACCGCCCACCCACAAGAGCGGAAAAATTGAGTGGTCGACCGGAAAACCCGACGCGAAGAAAGATTTTGTCGTCACGCAGGCGCAGATGTTGAGCAAGGCACGTTTCAACGGTGACCTCGGAGATATCACCCGCTCCGGCAAGCAGATCGCGCTTTTCGTGCATGGCTATAATTACAGCTATCAGGAAGCGCTTTTCCGGGCAGCGCAGATGGCAGCCGATGCCAATATGGATGGCGTGCCATTGGTATTCTCCTGGCCGTCGCAGGCGAATGTCGCCGGCTACGTTGCCGACAAGGAATCGGCGACCTATTCCCGCGATGCGCTTGCCAATCTCCTAACGGATCTCACACGCCGTTCTCCGCGCAAGAACATCGTCGTTTTTGGTCACAGCATGGGTGGCTGGCTGGTCATGGAAGCGCTGCGCCAGTTGCGTTTCGAGGGACGAAACGACGTTATCGCCAAGTTGCAGGTGGTGCTGGCCGCACCCGATATCGATGCCGATGTCTTCCGCAAGCAGATCGAGGTGGTCGGCCGGCTCAATCCGCCGCTTACCGTTCTGGTCTCCAAGGATGACCGTGCTCTCAAAGCCTCTTCCATACTCGGCGCAGACGTGACGCGGATCGGCGCACTTGACGTTACGGATCCGAAGGTACAGGAAGCCGCCCTGAAAGAAGGCGTTCAGTTCGTCGATATCTCCAAACTGAAAGCCTCAGACCCGCTCAATCACGACCGCTACGCCGCCTTGGCGGCGCTCGTGCCGCAGCTGGAGTCAAGCCGCAACGGCAATGGACAAAACGGCATCGGTCGCGCGGGCGCTTTCGTGTTCGATGCTATCGGCGCAACCGTGTCCAGCCCCTTCCGGCTTGCCAGCCAGGTGGTGAATCCGCAGTGA